The following proteins are encoded in a genomic region of Cryptomeria japonica chromosome 11, Sugi_1.0, whole genome shotgun sequence:
- the LOC131036996 gene encoding uncharacterized protein LOC131036996 translates to MECTMCGDVGFQIYLFQCTKCLVRFQHQYCSRAYYENVSVEIMSEVCDWCFTIQEEDPGSDVKLMMRDSVKRMRSSSAFGEFTNMTHNSKGKRNLRKSCDEIDVEISQLLKKKKKPELRESRERKIKKRYKLLDEILC, encoded by the exons ATGGAGTGCACTATGTGTGGCGATGTGGGCTTCCAGATCTATCTATTCCAGTGCACAAAATGTCTAGTTCGTTTCCAGCATCA ATATTGCAGTAGAGCATATTATGAGAATGTATCAGTTGAGATTATGAGTGAAGTGTGTGACTGGTGCTTCACTATTCAAGAGGAGGATCCGGGCTCTGACGTTAAGCTTATGATGAGGGATTCTGTTAAAAGAATGAGAAGTTCTTCTGCGTTTGGAGAGTTTACAAACATGACCCACAATAGCAAAGGCAAGAGAAATTTGAGAAAATCTTGTGATGAAATTGATGTAGAGATATCCCAATtgctgaagaagaagaaaaagcctGAATTAAGAGAAAGTagggaaagaaaaattaaaaagagaTATAAGCTTCTTGATGAAATTCTCTGTTGA
- the LOC131036997 gene encoding uncharacterized protein LOC131036997 encodes MECSLCGDVGFQLYLFQCTKCLMRFQHQYCSRAYYERISIESISEVCDWCFCIQEEDPGSDVKIKIRDSFKIMRNCAGSEECTNMNHNSKGKRNLRKSCAGINGQIASELKRQRNPELIYSTERRIGKKYKLLDEIVC; translated from the exons atgGAGTGCAGTCTGTGTGGCGACGTGGGCTTTCAACTCTATTTATTCCAGTGCACAAAATGTCTAATGCGTTTTCAACATCA ATATTGCAGCAGAGCATATTATGAGAGAATATCAATTGAGAGTATCAGTGAAGTGTGTGACTGGTGCTTCTGTATTCAAGAGGAAGATCCAGGCTCTGACGTTAAGATTAAAATCAGGGATTCTTTTAAAATAATGAGAAATTGTGCTGGTTCTGAGGAGTGTACAAACATGAACCACAATAGCAAAGGCAAGAGAAATTTGAGAAAATCTTGTGCCGGCATTAATGGACAGATAGCCAGTGAGCTTAAGAGGCAGAGGAATCCTGAACTTATATACAGTACTGAAAGAAGAATTGGGAAGAAGTATAAGCTTCTTGATGAAATTGTCTGTTGA